The Candidatus Tanganyikabacteria bacterium genome segment GTGGCGCCAGTCGGCGATCCTGGTGGCTTCCATCGCGGTCGGCGTGGCGATCCTGACGACCGCTCTCTCGCTGACCAACGGTTTCGAGGCCGACCTCGTCGGGCGTATCCTCAGCACGACGCCCCACATCGCCGCGACGAATGCCCTCACCGGGAGGCTCCAGGAGCCGGAGCGGGTAGCCGAGGAGATCCGGCGCTATCCGGCGGTGACGGCGGTACTGCCGTACGTCTCGGCACAGGGGCTGATCGCGCATGGCGCCAGTGCCACGGGCGCCCTCATCCGGGGGATCGACCCGGCGTTGCAGGGCAAGGCCCGGGACTGGAGCCGGTACGTCGTCTCGGGCGATCTGGCGAGCGAGGAGGGACTGCCCGGCGTGATGCTCGGCTCCGAGCTGGCGAGGAAGCTCGGCGTTTCCTTGGGGGATCGCGTGAAGGTCGTGACGGGGCAGAACAAGCAGCTCACCGCGGCCGTCACGGGCCTTTTCGCCGCGGGCCTCTACGAGTATGACTCGCATATCGCCTTCCTCGAACTCAAGACGGCGCAGCGGCTCTTCGGCTACGGCGCGACCGTTACCGGCCTCGACGTGCGCCTGAACGACGTCTTCCGCGCGCCGCGCCTGGCTTACGAGATGAGCGCGGAAATCCCGGCCAACTTCCGGCCGTGGACCCTGACCAACCACAGCCTCCGGGCGGCGCTGGCTCTGGAGAAGCGCGTCATCTTCCTGGTCACCCTCTTCATCATCATCGTGGCGACCATGGGCGTGGCAAACACACTGGCGATGTGGGTCCTCGAGCAGAGCCGCGAACTGGGCCTGCTGCGCGCCATCGGCGCCCCGGCGAGGCTCGTGGGCCGACTGGTCGTCATGCAGGGGTTCCTGGTCGGTTGCCTCGGCACCGGGCTCGGCCTGGCGGCCGGCTGGCTGCTCTCGGTCGGCCTGGCGTTCTTCCCCCTGCAGCTACCGCAAGACGTCTACTACATCGACAAGCTGCCGGTCGAGATGCAGGCCGGGGATTTCCTCCTGGTGGCGGTCGCGTCGATCGCCATCAGCCTGGTGGGCTGCCTCCTCCCGGCCCGCCGGGCACTGAAGCTCGACCCCATCGAAATCGTCCGCCGAACGTCATGAGCGCGATCGGCAGGGTCTCCCTGCTGCTGGTTGCGGGAGCCGCCTGGGTCCTCGGCGGATGCCTGCGCGAGATCGTGCGAGACGAACCGCCGCCTTCGCCGTCGCCGCCGCCCGTCGTGAGGGGAATCGACCTCCGGCTCGCGGGACTCCGCCGGCTGGCCGTGATCGAGGCGCTCGATCGAACGGATCGGGATGCGGGCTTGCCGGTGGCCGACTCGCTGCACGAGAGGCTCTTGGGGGCAGGCGTCGACCTTCACCCGGTCGTGCTGCGGCGTCCGGGCGCCGGCCTTGCGGCCTCGTGGCTCGCGGCGCAAGCTCGCCTGCACGCGGTGGACGGTTTCGTCACCGGCGCCGTTTCTGCCTATGCCATCCAGGAAGGTCGGCGGCGGGCGTTCGTGGCGCTGACAGCCGTGCTGCTGGATCCGGCCGGACGGATCCTGTGGTCGCGGCGCCTTTCGGCCCAGGCGCCGCTTGGCACTCAGCAGGCGGCCTTCGCAAGCGAGGGATTCTCAGGTAATAATGGGGATGCACTAGCAGTCGCAGTCCGCATCGCAGCAAAGGAGTTCGCCGATGATCTCGCTCCTGTCCCCGCGCCGTGAGGCGGTGCTGGTGGCGGCCGCCCTGGCGGCGCTCGGCCTGACCGAGCTAGGCGTGGCCGCCCGACCGGCAGCCGCGCTGCCGGGACTCGATCTCTCGGCCGGCCTGTACGGGGCCTACGACCTCAACGCGACCAGTGGCTCGGCGTTCGGCGCCGACCTCGATGCGTACGTCGGGACGCCGATCCTCAAGGTTTCGGGGCACCTGCTGACCGTGAGCGGCCAGACCATCGGCGAGGCGTCGCTCCGGTTCGAGCCGCTGCCGCTGCCGGTGCTGGCGCTACGCCCGGGCATCGGCTACCAGGGCCGGCAAGCCAGCGGCGGGACCCTCGACCACGCCCTCTATCCGTCGCTTGCCATCGGCATCGCCATTCCGCTGGTGCCCGTGAGCGCCGATCTGGAGGTAGGAGCGGGCATCCCGACCACGTTGCAGCCACTGCTGTCTTACTCGGGCAATGTCAACATCTTCCCGATACCCTTGCTCCCGGTCGCCATCAGCGCGAGGTATCGGGCCTATCAGGGCATGAGCACTGGCTCCGGGGCTATGCTGTCCGTCGTCGAGGGCGGTTTACGCGTCGCACTGTAGGTGGTATCTTAAGTTATCTTACGTACCGTATTCTCGCCGCAGACTGACGATATTGCGCAGAACGACGATGTGACGCCCGCGCCATCTTTGACTCGTGAAGGACCCAGGGGAGAAAGAGCCGAATGGACAAGGAGAAGATCCTAGTAGTCGATGACGAGGCGAGCATTCGCCAGATCGTCGAGACGAGGCTCAAGTTGGCCGGCTACGCGGTCATCACGGCGGCCGACGGCGTGGAGGCGCTCGAAAAGGCCGCCGCGCACAATCCCGACCTCATCGTCCTCGACATCATGATGCCGAAGATAGACGGCTTCGAGGTCTGCCGCGAGCTCCGCAAGAACATGATGACCCCCATCATCATGCTCACGGCCAAGGGAGACATCACCGACCGCATCGCCGCGCTGGAGCTGGGAGCCGACGACTACGTGGTCAAGCCTTTCAGCCCGCGCGAGCTCGAGGCCCGCATCAAGGCCGTGCTGCGCCGCACGCACACCGACGTCACCAAGCAGGCCATCACCAAGGTCGACAAGCTCACCATCGACACCGGCAAGCGGCAGGTCCTCAAGGAAGGCAAGAAGGTCAAGCTGACCGAGATGGAGTTCAACCTCCTGGAGCTTTTGGCCACCAATCCGGGGCGCGCCTACTCGCGCAGCGAGATCCTGCACCAGGTCTGGGGCTATCGCCTGAGCCAGTACAGCGACACGCGCGTGGTGGACGTCCACATCAGCCGCCTGCGCTCCAAGCTGGAAGACGATCCGAGCTCGCCCGAGCTCATCCTCACGGCCCGCGGTACCGGCTACATGTTCGCCAACTTCACTCCGCAGCCGGCGGAATCGCCTGCCGCAGAGGCGGCGAAGAGCTAGTTCAGGACCGCTGGTCCGCCCTCCGGGCGAAGGTATCGGCCGGTTGCTGGAATGGGTCGGCTGCTGGAATGGGTCGGCTGGAATGGGTCGGCTGGAATGGGTCGGCCGGCCGGGGCGGCTAGCCGGGGTCGCGGCGGAGCGGGCGGGGGTTCGCGCGGCGGGCCGATTGTCGGGCGGGAGATTCGCACGGCCCGCGGGAATTCGCATGATCCGGGCTGGCCGTGTGCCTGGCGTCGGCTGTCTGGGTTTGGTGTCTCTGCGGATGCTCTATACACTTGTATATACAGGTGTATAGAGCTTCCGCAGGGCGCACGTGGTGAGATACCGCCGGTCCGGAGGCAGGCCACGGTAACATGCACCGCCAGAGCACGGCGGAGCCGGCCGGCCGGGACGTCATAGCGGCGCTTGTCGGACGCAGGCACGGAGGCCTGCGCCACCGATGCAATGGGTGGGGCCGGCCTCCGTGCCGGCCGCGATGCCGGAGCGAAGTCATCAGAGCCGCGCTATGATAGCGGCGCTTCTCAAATGACCTGGCGCCTATCGGACGCAGGCACGGAGGCCTGCGCCACCGATGCAACGGGTGGGGCCGGCCTCCGTGCCGGCCGCGATGCCGGAGCGAAGTCATCAGAGCCGCGCTATCAGACCGACAGCTTGTTGGTCGGGGTCCGCTCGTTGCGGCGGTCGCGGGCGAAGCTGGAGCCTTCGATGCCCTTGGCGACCTTCTTGACCTCGGCGGCCAGGCTGGCCAGGCCCAGGAAGTCGTCGATCTTGCGCTGCTCGTTGGTCACCACGGCGATGGAGACCGAGCAGAGCGGGAACTTCTGCACCTGGCCCTGGCGATCGACCGAGATGATGTAGCCGCGCCGCTGGTCTTCGTCCGGATAGAACGACCCGATGTCCGCGTCGAAGCGGCGGATGATCTCCCGGCACAGCCGCTCGGCGTGCGCGGGATCGGTGGCGATGATGAAGTCGTCGCCGCCGATGTGGCCGAGGAAGTCGACCGGGTTGTCCATGAAGGCCACCGAGTCCTTGAGGATCTCGGAAGTGAACTGCAAGATGCGGTCGCCGGCCTCGAAGCCGAACTTGTCGTTGAACGCCTTGAAGTTATCCAGGTCGATGTAGAGCACGGCGACCTGCTCGCCCAGTTCGAGGCGGCGCTGGATCTCGGTCTCGATCACCAGGTTGCCCGGGAGCTTCGTGAGCGGGTTGGCGTTTTGATCGTTGAACTTCATGACCTTGAGCGACTCGGTCATGGCGTTGAAGGCTTCGGCGAGTTGCTCGAGTTCGTCCCCGGTCTTGAGGTCGATGCGATCGTCGAGGTTGCCGCGGGCGATCTCCGTGCTGTGCTCGGCCAGGCGGCGGATGGGCTCGGTGATGGTGCGCGAGACCAGCCGGGCGGCGAAGAACGCCGCGATGCCGGCCAGGACGCACAGGCCGATGATGAAGATCTGCGCCTGCAGGATGCGGGCGTTGAGTGGCGCGGCGCTCTCGCCCATGAACAGGACGCCCTGGAACTGCTCGCCGCGGAGCGCCGCAAAGGCGGCCAGGTAATGCTGGCCTTCCACTTCCACGGGCTTGCGGAGCGTGTCCTTGCTGGCGAAGCGCACGGCGTCGACCATCTGCCGCTCGACGTCGGGGGCGAGCAACTGTCCCTTGGTGTCGCCAAGGGTCTTGGCGAGCCAGGCGACCTCCCGCGAGTTGGCGCGGGCGATGGCCACCTCGACGCCGGCGAGATCCTTGAGTTCCTTGGCGAAGGCAGCATCGAGGCGGCGGCCCACGACGACGGCGCCGACGATGCGGTCGCGGTCGCGGATGGCGGCGATGCGGATGAGCGCGAGCGAGTCGTCCGACATGCGCTCGACCGACTCCTGGTACTGCTCGTCGTCGTCGCCCGCCAGCACGAGTTGCCCGCGGGTGCTGAGCATGTCGGCCATCATGACGCTGCCTTGCGGCCCGAAGCCCTGCTGCCAGATGAGCCGGCCGGTGCCGTCGTAGATCTTGAAGATCTGGCCCTTCTGCAAGAGCGGCAGCAGATCGGTGATGGGCTCGGGATCCTCGCCCCCGGCGGCGGCGAACCGCACGACCTTGGGGTGCGTGGCGATCATCCGGGCAGTGGCCATCGCGACCTGGCTGTAGTTGTCGAACAGGCGGATGGTGACGCCCGCGTCGCTTTCGAGGCGCTTGAACGCTTCGTTGCGGATGCCCTCGGTGGTGAAGACCAGGGCGACCGACGCGACCAGGAAGAGCAGACTGGCGCACACGGCCCCGAAGACGCACGCGAGCTTGATGGACAGCTTCAGTCTGACGTGCAAGCTGTCCACCTCCTTTCGCGGGTACACGAGCGGGCCATACCTGATGGGTTTATCCGGTTCTCCGGGACCGATCTGACCGGACTTAACCTCCTTTTAAGCTGCGGATTGCAGAATCTTGAAAAATGGTAAGATCCGCATCAATGCAGTATTTTGAGAACCTCCTCCAGATGGTCGGCCGCACGCCGCTGCTCCGGCTCAACAAGGTGACCGGCGCCATCCAGGCGACGGTGCTCGTCAAGATGGAGATCCAGAACCCGGGCGGCAGCGTGAAGGACAGGCCGGCGATCCACATGCTCGAGGATGCCGAGCGCCGCGGCCTGCTCAAGCCCGGCGGGACGGTCGTCGAGCCCACGAGCGGCAACACCGGCGTGGGCCTGGCGGTCGCGAGCGCGATCAAGGGCTACCGCTGCGTATTCGTGATGCCTGACAAGATGAGCCAGGAAAAGCGCGATCTCCTGCGGGCTTACGGCGCCGAAGTCGTCATCACGCCGACATCGGTGCCGCCGGACCATCCCGAGAGCTACTACTCGGTGGCCGAACGGCTCACCCGGGAGATCCCGGGCGCCTACCAGCCCAACCAGTTCCAGAACCTCAAGAATCCCGAGGCCCACTACCTGACCACCGGGCCGGAGATCTGGGAGCAGACCGACGGCAAGCTGCACAGCTTCGTGGCCGGGATGGGCACGGGCGGCACCATCTGCGGCACCGCACGCTACCTCAAGGAGCGCAATCCCGCGGTGCGAGTCGTGGGCGTCGATCCGGAAGGATCCATCTACTCGGGCGACACGCCGCGCCCCTACAAGGTCGAGGGCGTCGGCGAGGATTTCATCCCGGGAACCATGGACCTCAAGCTCATCGACCACATGGAGCGGGTCTCCGACCGCGACGCGTTCCTGATGACCCGGCGCCTGGCCCGCGAGGAAGGGTTGCTGATTGGCGGATCGGCGGGCATGGCCGTCGTCGGCGCCCTGCGCGCCGCCCGGGACCTGCCGGCCGGTGCCGTCGTCGTGGTCATCGTGCCAGACAGCGGCCGCGGCTACCTGTCCAAGATCTTCAACGACGAGTGGATGCGCCAGAACGGCTTCCTCGAGCAGACGCAGAAGATCGTCTTCGTGCGGGACGTCCTAGAGGCCAAGGAGGACGCGCCCAGCCTCATCTGCGTCAAGCCCGGCGAGAGCATCGGGCACGCCATCGAGTTGCTGCGCAAGCACGACGTGTCGCAATTGCCGGTCGTCGAGGACCACCAGGTCGTGGGCTCGGTCCAGGAGACCACGCTCCTCAAGATGGTCTTCGAGGGCGCCGACCTCCACCGGCCCGTCTCGACGGTGATGGGCAAGCCGTTCGCGACGGTGGACCACGAGGAGGAGCTTGCGGCCGTCTACCGGGCGCTGCTCCGGGGCGACTCGGCCGTGGTCGTCACGCGCAATGGCCGCCCGTCGGGCGTCCTCACCAAGATCGACCTCATCGAGTACCTGGCCGAGAGCCACGAGGCGGCGGCCCTGAGATGAGCGGCGCGGAACGGGGCGGCTTCCAGACGCGTGCCATCCATGTCGGCCAGGAGGCCGATCCGGCGACGGGCGCGACGATCGTGCCGATCTACCAGACCTCCACCTACACGCAGGCCGACGTGGGCGTCCACAAGGGGTTCGATTACTCGCGCACCGCGAATCCTACCCGGCTGGCGCTCGAGCGCTGCCTGGCGTCGCTCGAGAACGCCGCTTACGGCCTGGCCTTCAGCTCCGGCATGGCCGCGATCGATTCGGTCATGAAACTGCTCGCGGCCGGAGATCACGTGGTCGTGTCGGACGACGTCTACGGCGGCACCTACCGACTGTTCGAGAAAGTTCTGGCGCGATTCGGCCTGAGTTTCACGTGGGTGGACGCCAGCGACCTGGCCAACGTGGAGCGGGCGCTTCGCCCCGAAACCCGCATGATCTGGGCCGAGACCCCGACCAACCCCCTGCTCAAGCTGGTAGACCTGGCCGCCCTGGCCGATCTCGCCCGCGATCGGCAGGTCCTGCTGGCGGTCGACAACACCTTCGCGACACCCTACCTCCAGAATCCGCTCGATCTCGGCGCCGACGTGGTGGTCCACAGCACGACCAAGTACCTCGGCGGGCATTCCGACGTGGTGGGCGGCTTTGCCGGCACCAACAGCGCCGACCTGCACCAGACACTGAAGTTCCATCAGAATGCCATCGGCGCGGTGCCGGGGGCTTTCGACGCCTGGCTCACGCTGCGCGGTACCAAGACCCTGGCGCTGCGGATGCGCGAGCACGAACGAAACGCCCACATCGTGGCCGAGGCGCTGACCAGGCATCCCCTGGTAGAGCGGGTTTACTACCCGGGGTTGCCGAGCCACCCGCAGCACGAACTGGCCAGGCGCCAGATGAGAGGCTTCGGCGGGATCGTCTCGTTCGCCGTGAAGGGCGACCTCGCGCTGACGCGGGCGGTCGCCCGCGGTGTCAGGCTGTTCAGCCTCGCCGAGAGCCTGGGCGGCGTCGAGTCGCTGATGTGCCACCCGGCCGTGATGACCCATGCGTCCATTCCCAAGGCCGACCGGGATGCTCGCGGCGTCACCGATTCCCTCTTGCGGCTGTCCTGCGGCATCGAGGACGGCGCCGATCTGGTCGCCGACATCGTCGGCGCCCTCGATCACGCTCGCTCCAGGGAAATGGAACACGCCTGAAACGTCGCTCGTCAGGTAGAGCGTAAGTTTCAGGCGACCACGATCCGGAAAAGGGGGCCGGTCGTGGGGTTATAGGAGTTCGACCATGAAAAGTTCCCTGGCCTTGCTTTGCGCTGCCGGCCTCACGGCGGCCCTCGTCGGCGGCTGCGCCTACCGCTCCATCGTCATCGCGGAGCCGCACAAGTCCCTGCCGCAAGCCACCACGCCGAGCCAGTCCGCGCCGTCGCAGGACGATGGCACGGGCCCGATCATCCTGAACAGCTTCGACGCCAATCCCACCAATGTCGCCGCCAAGTCGGACAAGATCACGTTCACCGTCAACGCCTACAACTCGAACCGCACGCCCATGGAGTACTCCTGGACGGCCACGAAGGGCACGCTGTCGGGAACCCGCGGCCAGACGGTGTTCTGGGCTCCGCAAAAGGCCGACGGCTCGATCGATGGCGGCCTAGCGACGGTCCAGGTGCTCATCACCGACGGAAACGGCGCGACGAAGCAGGCGGCCGTCAACATCCACATCAACGCCGACGGCTCGGCCTTCAAGCAACTCTAGCCTTACCGACCCCATTCGATTCCCCGAACCCCTTACCGGCAAAGCAGCGGCCCCGGGCTTTCGCCCGGGGCCGCCGCGTGTGGGTGGGTGGATGGGGTTGGGGGGTATTGGGACGGGAAACCTGAGATCAGTTCTTGCGCTTCTCGAGGTCCTGCAGGACCGAGCCGAGGCGCCTGGCGGCCGCATTCTTGCTCTGCGGGCCGACCGGCAGGATGTGGTACTCCTTTTCGCCGCCATTCGCTCCGGGACCCGAGGGGATGCCGGGAAGGCCGGGAGCGGCCGGTGGCGGCGATGCCGGGGGCTCCGCGGGGGTGGGGGTCTCGGGCGCGGTGCCGGGGACCTGGCCGCCGGGATCGGTGTTGTTGCCTTCGCCGGCGGGATCGATGATCCCGGCGATGGCCTTGGTGTCATGCTTCTTCGCGCCCATCTCGGCAGCGCCCTTGATGCCGCCGGCCACGCCGGCCACGACGATTCCCAGGGCGATGATGGCGCCGACGATCTTGAGCGCGGGAATGGCGAGCGCACCGATCGCGCCGGTGATGGCCTTGGCTTCGACTCCCTTGATCAAGACGAAGGCCGTGCCGCCCGCCACCGCGAGGGTGCCCGCCACGCCGATCTGGGAGATGACTTGCTTGGCCGCTTCGACGGTCGCCGCGCCGGCCTGGCTGATGCCCTGCTTGGCGCCGGTGAGGAAGCCCTCGAGCCAGGAAGAATCCTGCTCGTCCTGCGCCACGAGCTTGTAGGGCTGACCGTTGACCATCACGATCGGGACGGTCTGCCTTGCCAGGAAGCTGAAGTCCAGACGATCGCCGTAAACGACGACGCGATCCTTGTTCTCGGTCGACTCCAGGAAGTACTTCTTGTAGCCGTCCGCAGCGGTCCGTTCGACCGCCTGCGCCGTCGACACGTCCTTGCGGATGTGACCGATTCCCTGGTAACGGATCTGCCGTCCGTTGACCATCACGATGTCCGAGCCGTCGCCCGCGATTCTGCCCATCGACCTCTTCCTCCGGCGTCTCCCGATCCGAGCTCTGGTTGGCTCCGGGTTAAGACGCATTCAAGCCAAGGAGTTTGTCGGAGAGCTGGCCCCGTACCTTGCGCTTCCCGGTTTAAGGTTGGCCAGGGGTGGGGATTAAGGTTAGGCTATCTCGGTGACTCAGCCCGTGCGCGGCGACCAGGACCGAAACTATCTTCTGAGCGTCGGAGACGGCGTCACCTTCGCCATTGGCATGGCATTCGCCTCGGGCACGGCCATCCTGCCGCTCTACGTGGCGCATTACGACGTGCCGCGCTGGGTCGTCGGCCTGATCCCGGCGATCTTCATGCTCGGGATGCAGTTGCCTCAGGTGCTGGGCGCGGCGGTGAGAGCCAGGCAGGCGACCTTCTGGGGGCCGTTCCGGCGGCAGATCTTCGCCCCGCGCCTGGCGTTGCTCCTGATGGCGTGCACGTCGCTGCTGCCGGGGGAGATGGCGCTGTACGGCTTCTTTGCGCTCTTCGCGGCGTTCGCCCTGGCCTGCGGGTTCCAGGCGCCGATGTGGATGGAGTACATCGCCCACCTGATCCCGGCAGAGCGGCGCGGGCGGTTCTTCGGCCTGCGGTTGACCCTGGGCGGCCTGGGGAGCCTCGCGGCGTCCTGGCTCTCGGCCGTGCTGCTGGATCGCCTGGGCCATCCCCTCGGGTTTGCGGCCTGCTTCTGGCTCGCCGCCCTGTTCGTGCTGGCCGGTTTCGTCATGGAGATCTCATAGCGCGGCTCTGATGACTTCGCTCCGGCATCGCGGCCGGCACGGAGGCCGGCCCCACCCGTTGCATCGGTGGCGCAGGCCTCCGTGCCTGCGTCCGATAGGCGCCAGGTCATTTGAGCGCCGCTATCAGGTGTGCCGGCGCGCGGCGGCCCGTAGGGCAGGACGGTCACGGCGAGGCCCGCCGCCTCGACACGCGAGACGGCCACATCGAGAGGAAGCGCGAGCAGGCCGGACGGGTCTAGCAGCTAGACCTCCAAGATCTCCGCTTCCTTGGCCGCGAGGATTCGATCGATCTCGGCCACGTACCGATCGGTGAGCTTCTGGATCTGGTCCTGCAGGTGCTTGCTATCGTCCTGCGTGACCTCGCTCTTCTTCTCGAGCGCCTTGATCTTGTCGATTTCGTCGCGCCGCACGTTTCGGACGGCGACCTTGCCCTCCTCGGCCTCTTTCTTGGCGAGCTTCACCAGTTCCTTGCGGCGCTCCTCGGTGGGCGCGGGGAACGCCAGGCGGATGCTCTGGCCGTCGCTATTCGGGTTGAGGCCGAGGTCGGACTTCTGGATCGCCTTCTCGATGGCGGCCAGGGCCGTCCGGTCGTAGGGCGTGATCAGCAGCGTCCGGGCATCGGGAGTGCTGATCTGCGCGATCTGCTTGATGGGGGTGGGAGTGCCGTAGTACTCGGGCTCGACGCGTTCCAGCAGGGCGGGCGCGGCGCGGCCGGTGCGAATGGCCGCATGGGCGTGGCTGACCTGCTCGGCCGCCTTGCGCATCTTGTGCTCGGCCTCTTCGACGACCTTGGCGGCGCCGGGATTGTCCACGGCCGCTCCGGAAGCCTTCTTATCGTCTTTCGCCATGAGAGTCTCCTGATGTGACGAGGGTGCCGATCGGCTCGCCCCGCACGACCTTCTCGATGTTGCCCGGGCGGGAGAGGTCGAAGACGACGATCGGGATGTCGGTATCCTTGCAGAGCGAAATGGCCGTCGCGTCCATGACCTTCAGCTCGAGGTTGAGGACGTCCTTGAACGACAGCTCGCGGTACTTGATCGCGTTGGGGTTCTTCATGGGGTCCGAATCGTAGACGCCGTCGACCTTCGTGGCCTTCAATATGACGTCGGCGCCCATCTCGGCAGCCCGCAACGAGGCGGCGGTGTCCGTCGTGAAGTAGGGATTGCCGGTACCCGCCGCGAAGATGACGACGCGGCCCTTCTCGAGGTGGCGCACGGCGCGCCGGCGAATGAACGGCTCGGCCACCTGATTCATGGCCAGCGCGCTCTGGACGCGGGTCTTCACGCCCTCCTTCTCGAGCCCGTCCTGGAGGGCGAGGCTGTTCATCACCGTGGCGAGCATCCCCATGTAGTCGGCCGTGCTGCGGTCCATGCCGGACGCGGCGGCCGCCAGGCCGCGGAAGATATTGCCGCCGCCGACCACCATCGCCACCTCGACGCCGTCGGCGTGCAGGACCGCCACCTCCCGCGCGATCTGGCGGATGACCGCCGGATCGATGCCGAAGGGCTTGTCGCCCATGAGGGCTTCACCCGACAGCTTGAGGAGGACCCGCCGGTACCGGTACCCGCGCTCGAGCGGGTCTAGCTCGGGCAGCGGCCCACTCCCGGGCAACATGGCCTAGCCCTGGCTCATCTGCGCGGCGACCTCCGCGGCGAAGTCGTCCTGGCGCTTCTCGATGCCCTCGCCGAGCTGATACCGCACGAAGCGGCGCACGTCGATCTTCTCGCCGATCTTGGCCTGCTTCTGCTCGATCATCTCCTTGACGGTGAGGTTGGGATCTTTGACGAAGGGCTGCTCCAGCAGGCAGATCTCCTCGAAGAACTTGTTGATGCGGCCCTCGACGATCTTCTCCCGCACGCCCTCGGGCTTCTTCATGATGTCGTCGGACTGCGAGAGGATCTCCTTCTCCTTGGTCACGACGGGCTCGGGAACCTCTTCGCGCCGCACGAAGCGGGGAGCGGCGGCCGCGATGTGCATCGCCACGTCCTTGACGAGCTCCTGGAATTCGGGCCCCTTGCCGACGAAGTCGGTCTCGCAGTTGACCTCGACCAGCACGCCTATCTTGCCGCCCAGATGCACGTAGGCGCCGACCGCGCCCTCGGAGGCGATGCGGCCGGCCAGCTTTGCTCCCTTGGCGATACCGCGCTTGCGCAGCTCCTCGACGGCCTTCTGCAGGTCTCCGTTGGCTTCGACGAGCGCCTTCTTGCACTCCATCATGCCCGCCCCGGTCATCTCGCGAAGCTCCTTGACCAGTGCCGCGGAAATCTCCTTCGCCTCGGTAGCCACGAAACTCTCTCCTTTGGTCTAGCAACAAATCAGGTACGCCATTGTACCAGCGAATACGACGAGAGCCGGGCAGGCGTACCTACCCGGCTCTCCACGATCACTCCTACAGGACTTGCACGGGCTCCTGCTCGGGCTCGGCGGCGGCGACCGGGGCCTCTTCGGGCTCGGCGACCGGCGGGGTCGCCGTCACCGTGGCCGACGGCTTCTCGTGCTGCTCGCCCTGCCGGCCCTCGATGACCGCGTCGGCGATCTTCGCGGTCAGGAGCTTGACCGAGCGGATGGCGTCGTCA includes the following:
- a CDS encoding cystathionine gamma-synthase, translating into MSGAERGGFQTRAIHVGQEADPATGATIVPIYQTSTYTQADVGVHKGFDYSRTANPTRLALERCLASLENAAYGLAFSSGMAAIDSVMKLLAAGDHVVVSDDVYGGTYRLFEKVLARFGLSFTWVDASDLANVERALRPETRMIWAETPTNPLLKLVDLAALADLARDRQVLLAVDNTFATPYLQNPLDLGADVVVHSTTKYLGGHSDVVGGFAGTNSADLHQTLKFHQNAIGAVPGAFDAWLTLRGTKTLALRMREHERNAHIVAEALTRHPLVERVYYPGLPSHPQHELARRQMRGFGGIVSFAVKGDLALTRAVARGVRLFSLAESLGGVESLMCHPAVMTHASIPKADRDARGVTDSLLRLSCGIEDGADLVADIVGALDHARSREMEHA
- a CDS encoding cystathionine beta-synthase, which translates into the protein MQYFENLLQMVGRTPLLRLNKVTGAIQATVLVKMEIQNPGGSVKDRPAIHMLEDAERRGLLKPGGTVVEPTSGNTGVGLAVASAIKGYRCVFVMPDKMSQEKRDLLRAYGAEVVITPTSVPPDHPESYYSVAERLTREIPGAYQPNQFQNLKNPEAHYLTTGPEIWEQTDGKLHSFVAGMGTGGTICGTARYLKERNPAVRVVGVDPEGSIYSGDTPRPYKVEGVGEDFIPGTMDLKLIDHMERVSDRDAFLMTRRLAREEGLLIGGSAGMAVVGALRAARDLPAGAVVVVIVPDSGRGYLSKIFNDEWMRQNGFLEQTQKIVFVRDVLEAKEDAPSLICVKPGESIGHAIELLRKHDVSQLPVVEDHQVVGSVQETTLLKMVFEGADLHRPVSTVMGKPFATVDHEEELAAVYRALLRGDSAVVVTRNGRPSGVLTKIDLIEYLAESHEAAALR
- a CDS encoding response regulator, with translation MDKEKILVVDDEASIRQIVETRLKLAGYAVITAADGVEALEKAAAHNPDLIVLDIMMPKIDGFEVCRELRKNMMTPIIMLTAKGDITDRIAALELGADDYVVKPFSPRELEARIKAVLRRTHTDVTKQAITKVDKLTIDTGKRQVLKEGKKVKLTEMEFNLLELLATNPGRAYSRSEILHQVWGYRLSQYSDTRVVDVHISRLRSKLEDDPSSPELILTARGTGYMFANFTPQPAESPAAEAAKS
- the frr gene encoding ribosome recycling factor, with product MAKDDKKASGAAVDNPGAAKVVEEAEHKMRKAAEQVSHAHAAIRTGRAAPALLERVEPEYYGTPTPIKQIAQISTPDARTLLITPYDRTALAAIEKAIQKSDLGLNPNSDGQSIRLAFPAPTEERRKELVKLAKKEAEEGKVAVRNVRRDEIDKIKALEKKSEVTQDDSKHLQDQIQKLTDRYVAEIDRILAAKEAEILEV
- a CDS encoding ABC transporter permease — its product is MEFLVFLARRHLRTRWRQSAILVASIAVGVAILTTALSLTNGFEADLVGRILSTTPHIAATNALTGRLQEPERVAEEIRRYPAVTAVLPYVSAQGLIAHGASATGALIRGIDPALQGKARDWSRYVVSGDLASEEGLPGVMLGSELARKLGVSLGDRVKVVTGQNKQLTAAVTGLFAAGLYEYDSHIAFLELKTAQRLFGYGATVTGLDVRLNDVFRAPRLAYEMSAEIPANFRPWTLTNHSLRAALALEKRVIFLVTLFIIIVATMGVANTLAMWVLEQSRELGLLRAIGAPARLVGRLVVMQGFLVGCLGTGLGLAAGWLLSVGLAFFPLQLPQDVYYIDKLPVEMQAGDFLLVAVASIAISLVGCLLPARRALKLDPIEIVRRTS
- a CDS encoding HAMP domain-containing protein; the encoded protein is MHVRLKLSIKLACVFGAVCASLLFLVASVALVFTTEGIRNEAFKRLESDAGVTIRLFDNYSQVAMATARMIATHPKVVRFAAAGGEDPEPITDLLPLLQKGQIFKIYDGTGRLIWQQGFGPQGSVMMADMLSTRGQLVLAGDDDEQYQESVERMSDDSLALIRIAAIRDRDRIVGAVVVGRRLDAAFAKELKDLAGVEVAIARANSREVAWLAKTLGDTKGQLLAPDVERQMVDAVRFASKDTLRKPVEVEGQHYLAAFAALRGEQFQGVLFMGESAAPLNARILQAQIFIIGLCVLAGIAAFFAARLVSRTITEPIRRLAEHSTEIARGNLDDRIDLKTGDELEQLAEAFNAMTESLKVMKFNDQNANPLTKLPGNLVIETEIQRRLELGEQVAVLYIDLDNFKAFNDKFGFEAGDRILQFTSEILKDSVAFMDNPVDFLGHIGGDDFIIATDPAHAERLCREIIRRFDADIGSFYPDEDQRRGYIISVDRQGQVQKFPLCSVSIAVVTNEQRKIDDFLGLASLAAEVKKVAKGIEGSSFARDRRNERTPTNKLSV
- a CDS encoding UMP kinase, whose translation is MLPGSGPLPELDPLERGYRYRRVLLKLSGEALMGDKPFGIDPAVIRQIAREVAVLHADGVEVAMVVGGGNIFRGLAAAASGMDRSTADYMGMLATVMNSLALQDGLEKEGVKTRVQSALAMNQVAEPFIRRRAVRHLEKGRVVIFAAGTGNPYFTTDTAASLRAAEMGADVILKATKVDGVYDSDPMKNPNAIKYRELSFKDVLNLELKVMDATAISLCKDTDIPIVVFDLSRPGNIEKVVRGEPIGTLVTSGDSHGERR